The following coding sequences lie in one Paraburkholderia largidicola genomic window:
- a CDS encoding efflux RND transporter permease subunit: MNFGQWMQRHRRSLLFVVGLLAIAGALTAFRMPISLFPNVAFPRAVVSLDAGDRPAEQMTTLVTMPVEEALRRVPNVRDVESKTSRGAAEISINFDWGTDMSQATLQAQSAISEILATLPQGTTMQVRRMDPTVFPVLAYSLTSQQQSQTALRDLAQFQLRPLLSSVEGVARVDVIGGAQDEFEVAIDPARLAAYKLSLADVSKAIGASNVLMATGRIEDHYKLYLVIANSTITRIAELKHVVVSSAGSAQVLLGDIATVQQGVVPQWMRVTADGKDAVLVNIYQQPGANSVAMARAIRAKLADFQHKMLAGVRLANWYDQSELVVASASSVRDAIMIGVVLAAITLFVFLRNWKITAIAVALVPVVMAATILLLDVSGMGFNIMTLGGMAAAVGLVIDDAIVMIEHIVRRMREAGAQGFHGRVMAAALEFTRPLAGSSAATLIIFVPLAFLSGVTGAFFKALSVTMASALLISFIITWLAVPILCDRWLKAKDAEEHKETRLANWMTRRYAYLIEHVTSKPLLVLVGVVPLIAVAAFAFTQVGSGFMPTMDEGGFVLDYHTAPGTSVAETDRLMQQIEVIVQANPNVSTYSRRTGAGLGGDLNEPNRGDFFVRLKSGNREPIETVMEEIRSQIERQVPGVSVELAQLMEDLIGDLTAVPQPVQIKIYSDDQDTLDSTARKVAARIGKIPGIVDVNDGINPAGDALELRIRPDAAAAEGMDVQSVAQAVSDMVQGSVATQFQTGPKTVGVRVRVADAPSLTDTQLGQLLVRAPDGHLFPVARVADMVKVTGQPEISRDNLKRMVAVTARIDGRDLGSTVAEVQKALGEPQLLPSSVYYELGGLYQQQQIAFKGLLTVFGAAVALVFGLLLFLYERFRVALAVMAMPLLAAGAVFIGLWLTGTELNISAMMGMTMIIGIVTEVAIFYVSELQGLVRDDGLPFERALIDAGRNRLRPIAMTTIAAILALLPLAFALGQGSAMQQPLAIAIISGLIVQFPLVLLLLPVLLQVLMKQRSGQNT; encoded by the coding sequence ATGAACTTTGGCCAATGGATGCAGAGGCATCGCCGTTCCTTGCTGTTCGTCGTCGGGTTACTCGCCATCGCGGGCGCGCTCACCGCGTTTCGCATGCCGATTTCCCTATTTCCGAACGTAGCATTCCCGCGCGCGGTGGTTTCGCTGGATGCGGGCGACCGTCCGGCCGAACAGATGACGACGCTCGTCACGATGCCCGTCGAGGAAGCCCTGCGACGCGTGCCGAACGTGCGCGACGTCGAATCGAAAACGAGCCGTGGCGCCGCAGAAATCTCGATCAATTTCGATTGGGGCACGGACATGTCGCAGGCGACGCTCCAGGCGCAATCGGCCATCAGCGAGATTCTTGCGACGCTGCCGCAGGGCACGACCATGCAGGTGCGCCGCATGGATCCTACGGTGTTCCCTGTGCTCGCCTATAGTCTCACCTCGCAGCAGCAGTCTCAAACTGCGTTGCGCGATCTCGCACAATTTCAGTTGCGTCCCCTGCTATCGTCGGTTGAAGGCGTGGCGCGAGTCGACGTGATTGGCGGCGCACAGGACGAGTTTGAAGTCGCCATCGATCCCGCTCGCCTCGCGGCATACAAACTATCCCTCGCCGATGTATCCAAAGCGATCGGCGCGAGCAATGTGCTGATGGCGACGGGTCGTATCGAAGACCACTACAAGCTTTATCTGGTAATCGCGAACTCGACCATCACGCGCATCGCCGAACTGAAGCACGTAGTCGTGTCATCTGCCGGTTCGGCTCAGGTTCTGCTCGGCGACATTGCCACGGTACAGCAGGGCGTTGTGCCTCAGTGGATGCGCGTGACAGCCGACGGCAAGGACGCCGTGCTCGTCAACATCTATCAGCAGCCAGGCGCGAACAGCGTCGCGATGGCGCGCGCAATACGTGCGAAGCTCGCAGACTTTCAGCATAAAATGCTCGCCGGCGTTCGCCTTGCCAACTGGTACGACCAAAGCGAACTGGTGGTCGCATCTGCGTCGAGCGTGCGCGATGCGATCATGATCGGCGTCGTGCTGGCAGCGATCACGCTGTTCGTATTTCTGCGGAACTGGAAGATAACGGCCATCGCAGTCGCGCTGGTGCCCGTTGTCATGGCCGCGACGATCCTGCTGCTCGACGTGTCTGGCATGGGCTTCAACATCATGACGTTAGGCGGCATGGCTGCTGCCGTCGGTCTGGTCATCGACGATGCGATCGTCATGATCGAGCACATCGTCCGACGCATGCGCGAGGCTGGCGCGCAAGGGTTTCATGGTCGCGTGATGGCCGCAGCCCTGGAGTTCACCCGGCCGCTTGCGGGCTCCTCCGCGGCAACGTTGATCATTTTTGTACCGCTCGCGTTTCTTTCCGGCGTGACGGGTGCGTTCTTCAAGGCGCTTTCCGTGACGATGGCGAGCGCGCTACTCATTTCATTCATCATCACATGGCTGGCCGTCCCGATTCTGTGCGATCGATGGCTCAAGGCGAAGGATGCGGAAGAACACAAGGAAACGCGGCTCGCCAACTGGATGACCCGTCGCTACGCGTATCTGATCGAACATGTGACTTCGAAGCCCTTGCTCGTCCTGGTTGGCGTCGTACCGCTCATTGCCGTTGCCGCGTTCGCGTTCACGCAGGTCGGCAGCGGGTTCATGCCAACGATGGATGAAGGCGGGTTCGTACTCGACTATCACACCGCGCCTGGCACGTCGGTTGCCGAGACGGACCGGCTGATGCAGCAGATCGAAGTCATCGTGCAGGCCAATCCGAATGTCTCCACGTATTCGCGTCGCACAGGTGCGGGCCTGGGCGGCGACCTCAACGAACCGAATCGCGGAGATTTTTTCGTGCGCCTCAAGTCCGGCAATCGTGAACCGATCGAGACCGTAATGGAGGAAATACGCTCACAGATCGAGCGCCAGGTCCCCGGCGTAAGCGTCGAGCTCGCCCAGTTGATGGAAGATCTGATCGGCGATCTGACGGCTGTGCCGCAGCCTGTGCAGATCAAGATCTACTCCGACGATCAGGACACGCTCGACAGTACCGCACGCAAGGTCGCGGCGCGTATCGGCAAGATTCCCGGGATTGTCGATGTGAACGATGGTATCAATCCCGCGGGTGATGCGCTGGAACTGCGTATCCGCCCTGACGCGGCGGCAGCCGAAGGAATGGACGTACAGTCCGTTGCGCAGGCCGTTTCCGACATGGTGCAAGGCAGCGTCGCGACACAATTCCAGACGGGACCGAAAACCGTCGGCGTGCGTGTACGTGTCGCCGATGCGCCGAGTCTCACCGATACGCAACTCGGGCAGTTGCTCGTGCGCGCGCCAGACGGTCATCTGTTTCCGGTTGCACGCGTGGCCGACATGGTCAAGGTCACGGGGCAGCCTGAGATCAGCCGCGACAATCTGAAGCGCATGGTAGCGGTGACGGCACGCATCGACGGGCGTGATCTGGGCTCTACTGTCGCGGAAGTTCAGAAAGCACTTGGAGAACCTCAATTGCTGCCTTCGAGCGTCTACTACGAACTGGGCGGTCTGTATCAGCAGCAGCAAATTGCTTTCAAGGGTCTGCTTACTGTGTTCGGCGCGGCCGTCGCACTCGTTTTCGGTCTGCTGCTTTTTCTTTACGAACGCTTCCGGGTCGCGCTCGCGGTGATGGCGATGCCACTGCTGGCAGCGGGCGCTGTATTTATCGGGCTGTGGCTCACGGGGACCGAACTGAACATCTCTGCGATGATGGGCATGACGATGATCATCGGCATCGTGACGGAGGTTGCCATCTTCTACGTGTCGGAGTTACAAGGTCTCGTGCGCGATGACGGCTTGCCTTTCGAGCGCGCGCTTATCGATGCAGGCAGAAACCGTCTGCGCCCCATCGCCATGACGACCATCGCGGCGATCCTTGCACTGCTGCCGCTCGCCTTCGCTTTGGGACAAGGTTCTGCGATGCAACAGCCGCTCGCGATTGCCATCATCTCCGGACTCATCGTGCAGTTCCCGCTTGTGCTGTTGCTGTTGCCCGTTCTGCTGCAGGTTCTGATGAAGCAGCGGTCAGGACAAAACACCTGA
- a CDS encoding efflux RND transporter periplasmic adaptor subunit → MIFVCMHANADDAPVTTVQTVTPARGTIAHPVHAYGVVAASGANVTTVDLPYVARIEQMRVQAGQAVSRGTPLFVVQADPAAVVAAAQAKSAAQLAKDELARTQSLYDKSLATQSQLATARKAALDATQALDAQLQLGIGDSSGRKTIVAPRDGVVTQVSAAQGDQVQAGAPILQLASGTRGDNARPNVTLGVEPSDAAGIHAGDVITVSGLSTALQAAHVSGRITMVGASVDSQSQLVNIGASVPFGQSAFIPGTRVKAVIATHSGAHWIVPRSAVLSDAHGDFVYQTGSDNRAHRVNVKTVVEDDDRYGVDGTLDATRPLVTVGNYELHDGAQVRIGGTGQPDAQKPGQGTTR, encoded by the coding sequence ATGATTTTCGTCTGCATGCATGCGAATGCGGACGATGCGCCCGTCACTACGGTTCAGACAGTCACGCCCGCCCGCGGCACGATTGCGCACCCGGTGCATGCATACGGAGTGGTCGCCGCCTCGGGGGCCAATGTAACAACTGTAGATTTGCCCTACGTAGCGCGCATCGAGCAGATGCGCGTGCAGGCCGGTCAGGCCGTCTCGCGCGGCACGCCGCTTTTTGTGGTTCAGGCGGATCCTGCGGCTGTCGTCGCGGCTGCGCAGGCGAAAAGCGCCGCGCAGCTCGCAAAGGATGAACTCGCCCGCACGCAATCGCTCTACGACAAGTCACTCGCAACGCAATCGCAGCTCGCCACCGCCCGCAAAGCCGCGCTCGACGCAACGCAGGCACTGGACGCGCAACTGCAACTCGGCATCGGAGACAGCAGCGGACGCAAGACAATCGTAGCGCCGCGCGATGGTGTCGTCACGCAGGTATCGGCGGCACAGGGCGATCAGGTACAGGCAGGCGCCCCTATCCTCCAGTTGGCGTCGGGAACCCGTGGCGACAATGCGAGGCCAAACGTGACGCTGGGCGTCGAACCCTCTGACGCGGCAGGTATTCATGCCGGCGACGTCATCACCGTCAGCGGCCTGTCGACCGCGCTACAGGCAGCGCATGTGAGCGGCCGCATCACGATGGTCGGCGCGTCTGTCGATTCGCAAAGCCAGCTCGTCAATATCGGCGCCAGCGTGCCATTCGGGCAAAGCGCCTTCATTCCGGGTACGCGTGTAAAGGCCGTCATCGCAACTCATTCGGGCGCGCACTGGATCGTTCCTCGCAGCGCCGTCCTGAGTGACGCACACGGCGACTTCGTATATCAAACGGGCAGTGACAACAGGGCACATCGGGTGAACGTCAAGACTGTCGTCGAAGACGACGATCGCTATGGTGTCGATGGCACTCTCGATGCGACACGCCCGCTTGTCACCGTCGGAAATTATGAGTTGCATGACGGCGCACAGGTCCGGATTGGTGGCACGGGCCAGCCTGACGCACAGAAACCAGGTCAGGGAACAACGCGATGA